The following proteins come from a genomic window of Eubalaena glacialis isolate mEubGla1 chromosome X, mEubGla1.1.hap2.+ XY, whole genome shotgun sequence:
- the LOC133082431 gene encoding histone H2A-Bbd type 2/3-like, whose translation MPGKRGRGGSPGRRSRTARAERSCSVSHMERLLREGHYAQRLSSSAPVSLVAIIQYLTARVLEPAGHEAQNSGRRRLTPELVDVAARNNALLSGFFSTSTISQVAPAQH comes from the coding sequence ATGCCGGGGAAGAGGGGCCGTGGAGGGTCACCCGGTCGCCGCTCCCGCACCGCCCGAGCCGAGCGGTCCTGCTCCGTGAGCCACATGGAGCGCCTCCTGCGGGAGGGCCACTACGCCCAGCGCCTGAGCTCGTCCGCACCCGTCTCCCTAGTGGCCATCATCCAGTACCTGACGGCCAGGGTCCTGGAGCCGGCGGGCCATGAGGCCCAGAACAGCGGCAGGAGGCGCCTCACTCCGGAGCTGGTGGACGTGGCGGCCCGCAACAACGCGCTGCTCAGCGGCTTCTTCAGCACCAGCACCATCTCCCAGGTGGCCCCGGCCCAGCACTAG